One window of Oscillibacter hominis genomic DNA carries:
- a CDS encoding type II secretion system protein codes for MRRSRGFTLVETLAAVAILVILIATMSLGLASASDTYRISLFDAESATLADTVDTALGDVLRYAAWEREDRFTNPDYGVSGGRLFLKEGKLCINPSPLDEDAEGLRITPLISDGAYSNLELSGFTLSYEDGVFRGSYTIASEGISREIEFCFRTLRCGGNKGA; via the coding sequence ATGAGAAGAAGCAGGGGCTTTACCCTGGTGGAGACGCTGGCCGCCGTGGCGATATTGGTGATCCTGATTGCCACCATGTCGCTGGGCCTTGCCTCCGCATCGGATACCTACCGCATCTCCCTCTTTGACGCGGAGAGCGCCACGCTGGCCGACACGGTGGATACGGCGCTGGGCGATGTGCTGCGCTACGCCGCATGGGAGCGGGAGGACCGCTTTACCAACCCGGACTACGGCGTCTCCGGGGGACGGCTGTTCCTGAAGGAGGGGAAGCTCTGCATCAATCCCTCTCCCCTTGACGAGGATGCCGAGGGGCTCAGGATCACGCCGCTGATCAGCGACGGAGCCTATTCCAATTTGGAGCTTTCCGGGTTTACTCTCTCGTATGAAGACGGGGTCTTCCGCGGAAGCTATACCATTGCCTCCGAGGGAATCTCAAGAGAAATCGAGTTTTGCTTCCGCACACTGCGGTGCGGTGGGAATAAAGGAGCGTAG
- a CDS encoding type IV pilus modification PilV family protein → MGKRCSRGETLVETLTAILLVTLASLMMVRMCLSGIQLNHSVRVREDAFRAERNIAELCEESRSSPGQVSIRGSGREETYEVRVAGGEGKLTSYSLVKEGR, encoded by the coding sequence GTGGGTAAACGCTGCAGCCGGGGCGAGACGCTGGTGGAGACGCTGACGGCGATTCTGCTGGTGACGCTGGCCAGCCTGATGATGGTGCGGATGTGCCTGAGCGGAATCCAGCTCAACCACTCTGTCAGAGTGCGAGAAGATGCGTTCCGCGCGGAGCGGAACATTGCTGAGCTCTGTGAGGAGAGCCGGTCGTCGCCGGGACAGGTGTCCATCCGCGGCAGCGGGCGGGAGGAGACCTATGAAGTCCGTGTGGCGGGCGGCGAGGGCAAGCTGACCTCCTATTCCCTTGTGAAGGAGGGGCGGTGA
- a CDS encoding prepilin peptidase, which yields MLHLTPAVTAYILTLSALLGLVLGSFSNCAAWRMAHGESVAKGRSHCGACGHTLSPRELIPVVSWALQKGRCRHCGAPVSVRYPLTEGFTALAFLLIVLRYDVTLDTLQFWILTLLLLAIALVDLDTGYIPDSLVLGILLDFAVVTALRGGPFWRLWLEGIFNGAAVALPLLGLVLIMDRVLGRESMGGGDIKLIFAVGLFFHWSCNLFTLLLACLLGIAFALIFRSVRTEDGEGAFPFGPAIAAAAFLSILAAEPVVQAYLSLF from the coding sequence ATGCTGCATCTCACGCCGGCCGTCACGGCCTACATATTGACCCTCTCCGCGCTGTTGGGGCTGGTGCTGGGCAGTTTTTCAAACTGCGCGGCCTGGCGTATGGCCCACGGGGAAAGCGTCGCCAAAGGGCGCAGCCACTGCGGCGCCTGCGGCCACACCCTGTCGCCCCGGGAGCTGATCCCGGTGGTTTCCTGGGCGTTGCAGAAGGGGAGATGCCGCCACTGCGGCGCACCGGTCTCCGTCCGCTATCCCCTGACGGAGGGCTTTACCGCCCTGGCCTTTTTGCTGATTGTCCTGCGCTACGACGTGACGCTGGACACGCTGCAATTCTGGATTCTCACGCTGCTGCTTCTTGCAATTGCGCTGGTGGACCTGGACACGGGATATATCCCGGATTCCCTGGTGCTGGGGATCCTGCTGGATTTCGCCGTCGTCACCGCGCTGCGGGGCGGGCCATTCTGGCGCCTATGGCTGGAGGGCATCTTCAACGGGGCAGCCGTTGCGCTGCCGCTGCTGGGACTGGTGCTGATCATGGACCGTGTGCTGGGCAGGGAGAGCATGGGCGGCGGGGACATCAAGCTGATATTTGCAGTTGGGCTTTTTTTCCACTGGAGCTGCAATCTCTTTACCCTGCTGCTTGCCTGCCTCTTGGGCATCGCGTTTGCATTGATTTTCCGCAGCGTGCGCACGGAGGACGGCGAGGGGGCGTTCCCCTTCGGCCCCGCCATCGCAGCTGCCGCATTCCTTTCCATACTGGCCGCTGAGCCAGTCGTTCAGGCGTATTTGAGCTTATTTTAA
- a CDS encoding winged helix-turn-helix transcriptional regulator: MAKELPACPVETTLMLISDRWKVLILRDLMDGTRRFGQLKKSIGAVSQKVLTANLREMEADGLLSRKVYPEVPPRVEYTLTETGYSLKPVLDAMTEWGTGYQSKHV, encoded by the coding sequence ATGGCAAAGGAACTCCCCGCCTGCCCGGTGGAAACCACACTGATGCTGATCTCCGACCGTTGGAAGGTTTTGATCCTGCGGGATTTGATGGATGGAACCCGGCGGTTCGGCCAGCTGAAAAAATCCATCGGCGCCGTATCTCAAAAGGTGCTGACCGCAAATCTGCGGGAGATGGAGGCGGACGGCCTGCTCAGCCGTAAGGTCTATCCGGAGGTGCCGCCCCGGGTGGAATACACCCTGACGGAGACTGGGTACAGCCTGAAGCCTGTCCTTGACGCCATGACTGAGTGGGGCACGGGCTATCAATCCAAACACGTCTGA
- a CDS encoding EamA family transporter, protein MWFWLSLVALLCWSGSDLFSKIGCRDGSDKYSHLKMVMAVGVVMGLHAAYEIFVGGTVITFQILLIYLPVSLLYIGSMTLGYLGLRYIELSISSPICNSSGALVAVLAIVTGGASDYPPLALAAVALVCIGAIGLGVVDAREDESLRAARQEAGNYKYAKSALALALPVAYCLLDALGTFADNRVLEVLSTMVENYESSANVAYELTFLLAAALCFLYVVIIKRDSLVPKAELPKYAGAAFETAGQFAYIYAIADTQHLAMSAPIISSYCAASVLWSRLFLKEKLSWKHYGMIALVVAGIFIMGVFDL, encoded by the coding sequence ATGTGGTTTTGGCTTTCCCTTGTCGCTCTTTTGTGCTGGAGCGGCTCCGACCTGTTTTCCAAGATTGGCTGCCGGGATGGCAGCGACAAATACAGCCATCTGAAGATGGTCATGGCGGTGGGCGTGGTCATGGGCCTCCACGCCGCCTATGAAATCTTTGTGGGCGGCACGGTCATCACGTTTCAGATCCTTTTGATCTACCTGCCGGTCTCCCTGCTGTACATCGGCTCCATGACCCTGGGCTATCTGGGCCTGCGGTACATTGAGCTCTCCATCTCCTCGCCCATCTGCAACTCCTCCGGCGCCCTGGTGGCCGTGCTGGCCATTGTCACCGGCGGAGCCTCGGACTATCCGCCCCTGGCCCTGGCCGCCGTGGCTCTTGTGTGCATCGGCGCCATCGGGTTGGGCGTGGTGGACGCCCGGGAGGACGAATCCCTCCGCGCCGCCCGGCAGGAGGCCGGCAACTACAAATACGCCAAGAGCGCTCTGGCCCTTGCCCTTCCGGTGGCCTACTGCCTGCTGGACGCCCTGGGCACCTTCGCCGACAACCGGGTGTTGGAGGTCTTAAGCACCATGGTGGAAAATTATGAGAGCAGCGCCAACGTGGCCTACGAGCTGACCTTCCTGTTAGCCGCGGCCCTCTGCTTCCTCTACGTGGTGATCATCAAACGGGACTCCCTTGTTCCAAAAGCCGAACTGCCCAAGTATGCCGGCGCAGCCTTTGAAACAGCCGGCCAGTTCGCCTACATCTACGCCATCGCGGATACCCAGCACCTGGCCATGTCCGCCCCCATCATCTCCTCCTACTGCGCGGCCTCCGTGCTTTGGAGCCGTCTTTTCCTCAAGGAAAAGCTCTCCTGGAAGCACTATGGCATGATCGCGCTGGTGGTGGCCGGCATCTTCATCATGGGCGTATTCGATCTGTAA
- a CDS encoding protein-ADP-ribose hydrolase — translation MNRMEQIRYLNELLLEEMPEYREQAAEFPEDEQRRLLRSLMNLRPPGGLSQAFLDVQDALLSAEREDKGVVDAEALPPTARDPRLVLWRGDITRLAAGAIVDADNSALLGCFCPCHGCIDNAIHSAAGLQLREECSRIMAAQGHPEAAGQAKLTQGYNLPSPYVLHTVGPIVRGRLREEDCRTLSKCYRSCLELAEHRGIRSVAFCCLSTGEFHFPNQRAAEIAVKTVRDFLDETGSGMKVIFNVFREKDERIYRALLGPDRAAE, via the coding sequence ATGAACCGGATGGAGCAAATCCGCTATCTCAATGAACTTTTGTTAGAGGAGATGCCGGAATACAGGGAGCAGGCCGCGGAATTCCCGGAGGATGAACAGCGGAGGCTTTTGCGCAGCTTGATGAACCTGCGGCCGCCGGGAGGGCTGAGCCAAGCGTTTTTGGACGTGCAGGATGCGCTTTTGAGCGCGGAGCGGGAGGACAAGGGCGTGGTGGACGCGGAGGCTCTGCCTCCCACTGCCCGGGACCCCCGCCTTGTACTGTGGAGAGGGGACATCACCCGCCTTGCCGCCGGCGCTATAGTGGACGCGGACAACAGCGCGCTTTTGGGGTGCTTCTGCCCCTGTCACGGCTGCATCGACAACGCCATCCACTCGGCGGCGGGGCTCCAGCTCCGGGAGGAGTGCAGCCGCATCATGGCGGCTCAGGGCCATCCCGAGGCTGCCGGACAGGCAAAGCTCACCCAAGGGTACAACCTGCCCAGCCCCTATGTGCTGCACACGGTGGGCCCCATCGTCCGGGGACGGCTGCGGGAGGAGGACTGCCGGACTCTTTCAAAGTGCTACCGCTCCTGTTTGGAGCTGGCGGAGCACCGGGGTATCCGGAGCGTGGCCTTTTGCTGCCTCTCCACAGGGGAGTTTCACTTCCCCAACCAGCGGGCCGCGGAGATCGCGGTTAAGACCGTGCGGGACTTCCTGGATGAGACCGGGAGCGGAATGAAGGTGATTTTCAATGTATTTCGGGAAAAAGACGAGCGCATTTACCGAGCCCTCCTGGGCCCGGACCGAGCAGCTGAATAA
- a CDS encoding prepilin-type N-terminal cleavage/methylation domain-containing protein — protein sequence MKNLKKRLKKGFTLMEMLIVVAIIAVLAAIAVPSFNASLDTAKKAADDANIRTAYMESVLNDYDSTITGKPKVEGKLITFGDGTTYELKYYEKVTTGDQQWSGVEKGTK from the coding sequence ATGAAAAATCTGAAGAAACGTTTGAAAAAAGGCTTTACCCTGATGGAGATGCTGATCGTGGTGGCCATCATCGCCGTCCTGGCCGCCATCGCCGTCCCAAGCTTCAACGCGTCCCTGGACACCGCCAAAAAGGCCGCCGATGACGCCAATATCCGCACCGCTTACATGGAGAGTGTACTGAATGATTATGATTCTACCATTACAGGTAAACCCAAAGTGGAAGGCAAACTAATTACATTTGGTGACGGTACTACCTATGAACTGAAGTATTATGAGAAGGTCACTACTGGCGACCAGCAGTGGTCAGGTGTCGAAAAAGGCACTAAATAA
- a CDS encoding SIR2 family NAD-dependent protein deacylase, whose product MYFGKKTSAFTEPSWARTEQLNKALETADAIVVGAGAGLSTSSGLHYSGPRFETHFGDFIEKYRFPDMYTAGFYPYPTPEEYWAYWSRHIYWNRYDRPVGEAYRLLLELVGGREYFVLTTNVDHCFQDAGFDEERIFATQGDYGLWQCSLPCCERTFGNEEAVRRMVELQRDMRIPTELVPKCPACGRPMAMHLRCDDRFVQDAAWYAAQARCTGFLSRHRTGRVVYLELGVGGNTPAIIKYPFWRFTRENPDAVYACINPEPWPLPVEIAPRAVWIGADIRKTLEEIIKSRAK is encoded by the coding sequence ATGTATTTCGGGAAAAAGACGAGCGCATTTACCGAGCCCTCCTGGGCCCGGACCGAGCAGCTGAATAAGGCGCTTGAAACCGCAGATGCCATTGTGGTGGGCGCAGGGGCGGGCCTTTCCACCTCGTCCGGCCTGCACTATTCAGGGCCCCGGTTTGAAACCCACTTTGGAGACTTCATTGAAAAATACCGCTTCCCGGACATGTATACGGCCGGCTTCTACCCCTACCCTACGCCGGAGGAGTACTGGGCCTACTGGAGCCGCCACATCTACTGGAACCGCTATGACCGGCCGGTGGGGGAGGCATACCGGCTGCTGTTGGAGCTGGTGGGGGGCAGGGAGTACTTTGTGCTCACCACCAATGTGGATCACTGCTTTCAGGACGCCGGGTTCGATGAGGAGCGGATATTTGCCACCCAGGGCGACTACGGGCTCTGGCAGTGTTCCCTGCCCTGCTGTGAGAGGACCTTTGGAAACGAGGAGGCGGTCCGGCGGATGGTGGAGCTGCAAAGAGATATGCGCATCCCCACGGAGCTGGTTCCCAAGTGCCCCGCCTGCGGCAGGCCCATGGCCATGCACCTGCGATGCGACGACCGGTTTGTCCAGGACGCTGCATGGTATGCGGCCCAGGCGCGGTGCACGGGCTTTTTAAGCCGGCACAGGACGGGACGGGTGGTCTATCTGGAGCTTGGCGTGGGCGGAAACACGCCCGCCATCATCAAATACCCCTTTTGGCGCTTCACCCGTGAAAATCCAGACGCCGTGTACGCCTGCATCAACCCTGAGCCCTGGCCATTGCCGGTGGAGATTGCGCCCCGGGCGGTCTGGATCGGGGCCGACATCCGAAAGACGTTGGAGGAGATCATAAAGAGCAGAGCCAAATAG
- the pilM gene encoding pilus assembly protein PilM — MTYLGLDIGSSAVKAAVVTDGKIQKLVMEPLPENLVRDGRILSPEAMSDVLREIVRKHHISARRCALALPSETAMTRRIAMPYMTVDQLAVNLPYEFHDYIQGDKDLYFYDYAVVGTEEDEDGQPKTLELLASAVTKEEIAACRQMLGKAGLKLTTAVPECMAYRNLLRRYEQDHPGEHPAEYCVIDLGHEAIRMHVFRGSVYEATRLVDIGGRDLDGAIADHMDVDPHVAASYRMNNYEDAQLLPECMELYNRAAVEVLRAIHFYGFNTPDSDLRDVYLCGGGAQMEPLTRTLRSQLELTVHDICELMPEGGELLYPAAVGAALQ, encoded by the coding sequence ATGACCTACCTTGGTCTGGACATCGGCAGCAGCGCGGTGAAAGCCGCGGTTGTCACCGACGGCAAGATTCAAAAGCTGGTGATGGAGCCGCTGCCGGAAAACCTGGTGCGGGACGGACGCATCCTGTCGCCGGAGGCCATGTCCGACGTGCTGCGGGAGATCGTACGGAAGCATCACATCTCCGCCCGGCGCTGCGCACTGGCGCTCCCCTCGGAGACGGCGATGACCCGGCGGATTGCCATGCCCTATATGACGGTGGACCAGCTGGCGGTGAACCTGCCCTATGAGTTCCACGACTACATACAGGGGGATAAGGACCTATACTTCTATGACTACGCTGTGGTGGGCACGGAGGAGGATGAGGACGGCCAGCCCAAGACTCTGGAGCTGCTGGCCTCGGCGGTGACAAAGGAGGAGATCGCCGCCTGCCGCCAGATGCTGGGCAAGGCGGGGCTGAAGCTGACCACGGCGGTGCCGGAGTGCATGGCCTACCGGAACCTGCTGCGCCGCTATGAGCAGGACCATCCCGGTGAGCATCCGGCGGAGTACTGCGTGATCGACCTGGGCCATGAGGCCATCCGCATGCATGTGTTCCGGGGCAGCGTCTACGAGGCGACCCGGCTTGTGGACATCGGAGGCCGGGATTTGGACGGTGCCATCGCCGATCATATGGACGTGGACCCCCATGTGGCCGCGTCCTACCGGATGAACAACTATGAGGACGCACAACTTCTGCCGGAGTGCATGGAGCTCTATAACCGCGCGGCTGTGGAGGTGCTCCGCGCCATCCATTTCTATGGGTTCAACACGCCGGACAGCGACCTGAGGGATGTCTATTTATGCGGCGGCGGGGCTCAGATGGAGCCGCTGACCCGGACGCTGCGCTCACAGCTGGAGCTGACGGTGCACGATATCTGCGAGCTGATGCCCGAGGGCGGGGAGCTGCTCTATCCCGCCGCCGTGGGCGCGGCGCTGCAATAG
- a CDS encoding pyridoxamine 5'-phosphate oxidase family protein: protein MNEVVQFLQENPVQYLATVGRDGKAKCRPFMFALEQDGKLWFCTNHTKDVYLDMQANPYVEVTVSSPDYAWLRLNGKAVFEDNRAVKEGCMANPIVKGQYQSADNPIFEVFYLEGAHAVIADFSGNPPREYSL from the coding sequence ATGAATGAAGTCGTTCAATTTTTACAGGAAAACCCCGTCCAGTATCTGGCCACTGTGGGCCGGGACGGAAAGGCCAAATGCCGTCCCTTTATGTTCGCACTGGAACAGGATGGGAAGCTCTGGTTCTGCACCAACCATACGAAGGATGTGTATCTGGACATGCAGGCCAACCCCTATGTGGAGGTCACGGTGTCCAGCCCCGACTACGCCTGGCTCCGGCTGAACGGGAAGGCCGTCTTTGAGGACAACCGGGCGGTGAAGGAGGGCTGCATGGCCAACCCCATCGTCAAGGGCCAGTACCAGAGCGCCGACAACCCCATTTTTGAGGTGTTTTACTTAGAGGGTGCCCACGCCGTCATTGCCGACTTCTCCGGCAATCCGCCCAGGGAGTACAGCCTGTAA
- a CDS encoding type IV pilus twitching motility protein PilT, with protein sequence MRAEELIRSASEAGASDVHLICGLAPRFRINGTLCPQGEEPLTAEDCEGLARELAGAQFSDLERTGEWDGAATIASRRVRINLFRQQGRYSGALRLLAEKIPALESLGLPPAVAALTELRRGIVIVTGETGSGKSTTLAAMIDRINHSRCEHVLTLEDPVEYLYTPDRCVFNQREVGPDTRSYAAGLRSALREDPDILLIGEMRDLETIETALTAAETGHLVLTTLHTGSAADAVDRIVDVFPEARQRQIRMQLSMTLQAVLSQQLLPLRGGEGRAAACELMVVNHAIRNLIREGKTPQIASAVATSAAEGGISMDNAVLKLYRERKISAETARQAAHDPDFVRKNL encoded by the coding sequence ATGAGAGCTGAGGAACTGATTCGCAGCGCGTCGGAGGCCGGTGCGTCCGACGTGCATCTGATCTGTGGCCTTGCGCCCAGGTTCCGCATCAACGGGACGCTCTGCCCTCAGGGGGAGGAGCCGCTGACAGCGGAGGACTGCGAAGGCCTTGCCCGGGAGCTGGCCGGCGCGCAGTTTTCCGATCTGGAGCGCACGGGCGAGTGGGACGGCGCCGCCACCATCGCCTCCCGCCGGGTCCGCATCAACCTCTTCCGCCAGCAGGGCCGCTACTCCGGTGCGCTGCGGCTGCTTGCTGAAAAAATCCCGGCTCTGGAATCCCTGGGGCTGCCGCCTGCCGTGGCCGCCCTGACGGAGCTGCGCAGGGGAATCGTGATCGTCACCGGCGAGACGGGCTCCGGCAAGTCCACCACGCTGGCGGCCATGATCGACCGCATCAACCACAGCCGTTGTGAGCATGTCCTCACCTTGGAGGACCCGGTGGAATACCTTTACACGCCGGACCGGTGCGTATTCAACCAGCGGGAGGTGGGCCCGGACACCCGGAGCTATGCCGCGGGCCTGCGCTCGGCGCTGCGGGAGGACCCGGACATCCTGCTCATCGGCGAGATGCGGGATTTGGAGACCATCGAGACGGCGCTGACGGCGGCAGAGACCGGGCACCTGGTGCTGACCACGCTCCACACCGGCAGCGCGGCGGACGCCGTGGACCGGATTGTGGATGTGTTCCCTGAGGCGCGCCAGCGCCAGATCCGCATGCAGCTGTCCATGACCCTCCAGGCGGTGCTCAGCCAGCAGCTGCTGCCGCTGCGCGGCGGGGAGGGCCGGGCTGCGGCCTGCGAGCTGATGGTGGTGAACCACGCTATCCGGAATCTGATCCGGGAGGGGAAGACGCCCCAGATCGCCAGCGCAGTGGCCACCTCGGCTGCCGAGGGCGGCATCTCCATGGACAACGCTGTGCTGAAGCTGTACCGGGAGCGGAAAATCTCCGCCGAGACAGCCCGCCAGGCGGCCCATGACCCGGACTTTGTCCGGAAGAATCTCTGA
- a CDS encoding GspE/PulE family protein, which yields MAYTRLGDLLKSVNLITDEQLSAALENQKKTKRRLGEELIAEHVITEQQFIEALEMQLGVEFIDLSQISIPPQMAEALPRGIAKKYALVPVRLNQNTLYIAMTDPLNFMAIEEVKTATRHRVVPMIATSEAVSRAIASLYGNEGAARAIEEMQREMRTSEGGRGPDPFQANEIGDDARSAPTVRLVNSIIERAISERASDIHLEPEEGELRVRMRIDGLMRAVMSVPKALQSSVISRLKIMGGMDITERKVPQDGRANVRIKQSDVDLRMSTLPTIYGEKFVIRLLDKSARLLDKSRIGLTGEDLGKYERLLRQNSGVILIVGPTGSGKSSTMYTMIRELNTEQVNLVTLEDPVEYNIAGINQVQINEKTGMTFAGGLRAILRQDPDIIAVGEIRDGETAQIAMRAALTGHLVLSTIHTNDAISTVERLLDIGVEPYLIASALSGVISQRLVRRICPECREEYQPSEEELADMGLPPDTEHRFCRGKGCPACFGTGYRGRTGVFELLVVDRKLRSAISDGIGREELAALVRREGKFTSLADNCRRLVLEGVTTIEEARRITNSADYDYES from the coding sequence ATGGCGTATACGAGACTGGGGGACCTGCTCAAGTCTGTGAACCTCATCACCGACGAGCAGCTGTCCGCCGCACTGGAGAACCAGAAAAAGACAAAGCGGCGGCTGGGCGAGGAGCTGATCGCCGAACATGTGATCACGGAGCAGCAGTTCATTGAGGCGCTGGAGATGCAGCTGGGTGTGGAGTTCATCGACCTGAGCCAGATCAGCATACCGCCCCAGATGGCGGAGGCACTCCCCCGTGGAATCGCAAAAAAGTACGCCCTGGTCCCGGTTCGGCTCAATCAGAACACACTTTACATCGCTATGACCGACCCGCTGAACTTCATGGCCATCGAGGAGGTCAAGACCGCCACCCGCCATCGCGTGGTGCCCATGATCGCGACCTCCGAGGCGGTGAGCCGGGCCATTGCCTCCCTCTATGGCAACGAGGGCGCAGCCCGGGCCATCGAGGAGATGCAACGGGAGATGCGCACGTCGGAGGGGGGACGGGGGCCGGATCCCTTCCAGGCCAATGAGATTGGGGACGACGCCCGCTCGGCGCCCACTGTCCGGCTGGTGAACTCCATCATTGAGCGGGCCATCTCGGAGCGGGCCAGCGACATCCACCTGGAGCCGGAGGAGGGCGAGCTAAGGGTGCGCATGCGCATCGACGGGCTGATGCGCGCCGTGATGTCGGTGCCAAAGGCGCTGCAGTCGTCGGTGATCTCCCGGCTGAAGATCATGGGGGGCATGGACATCACCGAGCGCAAGGTGCCCCAGGATGGGCGGGCCAATGTACGCATCAAGCAGTCGGACGTGGACCTGCGCATGTCCACCCTGCCCACCATCTACGGAGAGAAGTTTGTCATCCGCCTGTTGGATAAAAGCGCCCGGCTTCTGGACAAAAGCCGGATCGGCCTCACCGGGGAAGACCTGGGGAAATACGAGCGGCTGCTCCGCCAGAACAGCGGCGTCATCCTGATCGTGGGCCCCACCGGGTCTGGAAAATCCTCCACCATGTACACCATGATCCGGGAGCTGAATACGGAGCAGGTGAACCTGGTGACGCTGGAGGACCCGGTGGAGTACAACATCGCCGGCATCAATCAGGTGCAGATCAACGAAAAGACCGGCATGACCTTTGCCGGAGGGCTGAGGGCCATTTTGCGCCAGGACCCGGATATCATCGCCGTGGGCGAAATCCGGGACGGCGAGACCGCCCAGATCGCCATGCGCGCCGCCCTCACCGGCCACCTGGTGCTTTCCACCATCCACACCAACGACGCCATCTCCACGGTGGAGCGGCTTTTGGACATCGGCGTGGAGCCCTACCTCATCGCCAGCGCCCTGAGCGGCGTGATCTCCCAGCGGCTGGTGCGCCGGATCTGTCCGGAGTGCAGGGAGGAATACCAGCCCTCGGAGGAGGAGTTGGCGGACATGGGCCTTCCGCCGGACACGGAACATAGATTCTGCCGGGGCAAGGGCTGCCCCGCCTGCTTTGGCACAGGCTACCGGGGCCGCACCGGCGTATTTGAGCTCCTGGTAGTGGACCGGAAGCTGCGAAGTGCCATTTCCGACGGTATCGGACGGGAGGAGCTGGCCGCGCTGGTCCGGCGGGAGGGGAAGTTCACCTCCCTTGCGGACAACTGCCGCCGCCTGGTGCTGGAGGGCGTCACTACCATTGAGGAGGCAAGGCGGATCACCAATTCCGCCGATTATGACTATGAGAGCTGA
- a CDS encoding type II secretion system F family protein, with translation MLTFKYRAISRDGAKVSGVVEAFDEYEAVAKIKENCTVVTKIAQVEQRENLLHREVLPPRRISEKTLAVVSSQFSILLGSGIPVVRAVELIARQTNDKALKKILTQVAGDVASGFGLAQSFESKGRGLPTTFIETVRSGEESGTLDVAFGRLKTYYDKSSRTKAKVKSAMAYPLFTIVVAVIVVAIIMVVAVPVFLSSFAAMGAEMPLPTRMLIGLSNFFTHYGLAALGLLAAAAIALKLYGQREKGRLLFARLHLHLPVLGKIAVLKSASQFANTMSTLLAAGLPVIRAVATTGKVMDNYCIASQVLRMVPGLEEGKQLGLCMKRCQYLPELLMEMTGVGEETGTMETTLEVVGSYYDNETELASQKALSLLEPVVICILALLVGFILLAVYAPMFAMYNGVM, from the coding sequence TTGCTCACCTTCAAATATCGCGCCATCTCCCGGGACGGGGCCAAGGTCAGCGGCGTGGTCGAGGCCTTTGACGAGTATGAGGCCGTGGCCAAAATCAAAGAGAACTGCACGGTGGTGACAAAGATCGCCCAGGTGGAGCAGCGCGAAAACCTGCTGCACCGGGAGGTGCTTCCGCCGCGGCGGATCAGCGAGAAAACCCTTGCGGTGGTCAGCTCCCAGTTTTCCATCCTCTTAGGCTCCGGCATCCCGGTGGTCCGGGCGGTGGAGCTGATCGCACGGCAGACCAATGACAAGGCCCTGAAGAAAATCCTGACGCAGGTGGCCGGGGACGTGGCCTCCGGCTTCGGCCTGGCCCAGAGCTTTGAAAGCAAGGGGCGGGGGCTGCCCACCACATTCATCGAGACCGTGCGCTCCGGCGAGGAGTCCGGCACGCTGGACGTGGCCTTCGGCCGGCTGAAGACGTACTACGACAAATCCTCCCGTACCAAGGCAAAGGTGAAAAGCGCCATGGCCTATCCCCTGTTTACCATTGTGGTGGCGGTGATTGTGGTGGCGATTATCATGGTGGTGGCTGTCCCCGTCTTCCTTTCCAGCTTTGCCGCCATGGGGGCGGAGATGCCCCTGCCCACCCGGATGCTGATCGGCCTTTCCAATTTCTTTACCCACTACGGCCTGGCCGCGCTCGGGCTTCTGGCCGCGGCCGCCATCGCCCTGAAGCTCTACGGGCAGCGGGAGAAAGGGCGCCTCCTCTTTGCAAGGCTCCATCTGCACCTGCCGGTCCTTGGAAAGATCGCCGTGCTCAAAAGCGCCTCCCAGTTTGCCAACACCATGTCCACGCTCCTGGCCGCGGGGCTCCCTGTGATCCGGGCGGTGGCCACCACCGGGAAGGTGATGGACAATTACTGCATCGCCTCCCAGGTCCTGCGCATGGTGCCCGGATTGGAGGAGGGCAAGCAGCTGGGCCTATGCATGAAGCGCTGCCAGTACCTGCCGGAGCTGCTGATGGAGATGACCGGCGTGGGCGAGGAGACCGGCACCATGGAGACCACCTTGGAGGTGGTGGGCTCCTATTACGACAACGAGACGGAGCTTGCCTCCCAGAAGGCGCTTTCCCTGCTGGAGCCGGTGGTGATCTGCATCCTGGCGCTGTTGGTGGGCTTTATCCTGCTGGCGGTTTACGCGCCCATGTTTGCCATGTACAACGGGGTCATGTGA